From a single Myotis daubentonii chromosome 5, mMyoDau2.1, whole genome shotgun sequence genomic region:
- the LOC132235628 gene encoding organic cation/carnitine transporter 2 has product MRDYDEVTAFLGEWGPFQRLIFFLLSASIIPNGFNGMSAVFLTATPEHRCRVPDSANLSSAWRNHSAPLRLQDGRQVPHNCRRYRLAAIANFSALGLEPGRDVDLEQLEQEDCLDGWEFSQDVYLSTIVTEWNLVCEDDWKAPLTVSLFFVGVLIGSFISGQLSDRFGRKNVLFVTMAMQTGFSFLQIFSRNFEMFAVLFVLVGMGQISNYVAAFVLGTEILGKSIRIIFSTLGVCIFYAIGYMLLPLFGYFIRDWRMLLLALTLPGLLCAVLWWFIPESPRWLISQGRFKEAEVIIHRAAKINGIVAPSAIFEPSELQDLSSQKPQSHSILDLLRTRNIRMVTIMSIILWMTIAVGYFGLSLDTPNLHGDAYVNCFLSAVVEVPAYVLAWLLLRHLPRRYSMATALFLGGSVLLFVQLVPPDLYYLSTVLVMVGKFGVTAAFSMVYVYTAELYPTVVRNMGVGISSMASRLGSILSPYFIYLGAYDRFLPYILMGSLTILTAILTLFLPESFGIPLPDTIDQMLRVKGIKYRQTPSHTRMLKDDEESPTVLKSTAF; this is encoded by the exons ATGCGGGACTACGACGAGGTGACCGCCTTCCTGGGCGAGTGGGGGCCCTTCCAGCGCCTCATCTTCTTCCTGCTCAGCGCCAGCATCATCCCCAACGGCTTCAACGGCATGTCCGCCGTGTTCCTGACTGCGACCCCCGAGCACCGCTGCCGGGTGCCCGACTCCGCGAACCTGAGCAGCGCCTGGCGCAACCACAGTGCCCCGCTCCGGCTGCAGGACGGCCGCCAGGTGCCCCACAACTGCCGGCGCTACCGGCTCGCGGCGATCGCCAACTTCTCGGCGCTCGGGCTGGAGCCGGGGCGCGACGTGGACCTGGAGCAGCTGGAGCAGGAGGACTGCCTGGATGGCTGGGAGTTCAGCCAGGACGTCTACCTGTCCACCATCGTGACCGAG TGGAACCTGGTGTGTGAGGACGACTGGAAGGCCCCGCTCACGGTCTCCTTGTTTTTCGTGGGTGTGCTGATAGGCTCCTTCATTTCGGGGCAGCTCTCAGACAG GTTTGGTCGGAAGAACGTGCTGTTTGTGACCATGGCCATGCAGACAGGCTTCAGCTTCCTGCAGATCTTCTCCAGGAACTTTGAGATGTTTGCCGTGCTGTTTGTCCTTGTAGGCATGGGCCAGATCTCCAACTATGTGGCAGCATTTGTCCTGG GAACAGAAATTCTTGGCAAGTCCATTCGTATCATATTCTCTACGTTAGGAGTGTGCATATTTTATGCAATTGGCTACATGCTGCTGCCACTGTTTGGTTACTTCATAAGAGACTGGCGGATGCTGCTGCTGGCGCTGACCTTGCCGGGGCTGCTGTGCGCAGTGCTCTGGTG GTTCATCCCCGAGTCCCCCCGATGGCTCATCTCTCAGGGACGATTTAAAGAGGCAGAGGTGATCATCCATAGGGCTGCCAAAATCAATGGGATTGTTGCACCCTCAGCCATCTTTGAACCAAGCGAG CTACAAGACCTAAGTTCCCAGAAGCCGCAGTCCCACAGCATTCTGGATCTGCTCCGAACCCGGAACATCCGAATGGTCACCATCATGTCTATAATTCTGTG GATGACCATAGCAGTGGGCTATTTTGGGCTCTCCCTGGACACCCCTAACTTGCACGGCGACGCCTATGTGAACTGCTTCCTATCGGCAGTGGTGGAAGTCCCCGCGTACGtgctggcctggctgctgctGCGGCACCTGCCCCGCCGCTACTCCATGGCCACCGCCCTCTTCCTGGGCGGCAGCGTCCTCCTCTTCGTGCAGCTGGTGCCCCCAG ACTTGTATTATTTGTCCACCGTCCTGGTGATGGTGGGCAAGTTTGGAGTCACTGCTGCCTTTTCCATGGTCTACGTGTACACAGCCGAGCTGTACCCCACTGTGGTCAGAAATATGGGCGTGGGAATCAGCTCCATGGCGTCCCGCCTGGGCAGCATCCTGTCTCCCTACTTCATTTACCTTG GTGCCTACGACCGCTTCCTACCCTACATTCTCATGGGAAGTCTGACCATCCTGACAGCCATTCTCACCTTGTTCCTCCCAGAGAGCTTCGGTATCCCCCTCCCAGACACCATTGACCAGATGCTAAGAGTAAAAGG AATAAAATACAGGCAAACTCCAAGCCACACAAGGATGTTAAAAGATGATGAAGAAAGCCCCACAGTCCTTAAAAGCACAGCCTTCTAA